The Chitinophagales bacterium genome has a window encoding:
- a CDS encoding carboxypeptidase regulatory-like domain-containing protein: MTFKQTYLFYGRKAFFCLLLILLVSNNLHAQLSSRIYRTKLLYDTLVADNNRDFMYNNINITNLTTDSISIFLTITMPEGWTLTTQKVMTVSLPGNQNTIISLRLLPAKSISANWEQVKIEYRLNKGMETLTDTFKVKVQEFTKFKARLPMPDMILGAYQKDITFPVYVKNTGNVPKNYTIHYNNNLLNLNYKQPLHLDPQQDTTYKIPLKLSDGQWSMLRKEEVKVQVSVEDGETVNLIQEISKIGYMLKEHSSAYLDMPLQLETGMTSQGSGNLQYYGALHGRIDLKERERIMFDIRSKTFAQGQFQNNDIYRFEYEGEKWSGSAGNIMQLADFVMDGYGVSVAHKWKNDINKVGLYSLLKSRSGNSKLIGGNASVLVKDKVVLTESAVANFDQTNQVNSYLVKQEASSKLTDEMSLRVVMGAGIEQITRPLAAGTKKAQLGTSLGYNFSWNAKHINVISNLMTNSNSYPGVFKGQRSQTHDVRGIYDRYFLGGFYEYNLRKQNIYVDTQLFSDVFNLKTASYGAKAGVSFRNSNLTFSVGKQRQQQSDTGSVPIYEYRFLNLSTSVMLGQRSYVNLNSYYGRGVLVGYEDTTGVNVMSNQGALQVYFAGVSARYDIGPYFYHDYLKYLQKPEQYRRLVLGPYAELNLFKRSLTIRSQMNYNKSLPSNTESANVMGNLIYHNYRRGFDFNVSGIMPVNQPNAQPYIAASLRVRLNVPFVAVRKYYQLKLVLFKDVNTNGKLDEGEGPIAEQMLALNDNLFVSDGRGVVIFKNVEKKDFKVDFGYTSKIKGWIPQGGTIQTFAVTGNKTIYIPYKKSKVLSGKLNVQSDKNSNIEFKPGNIKVTATSNDTLRSSFSTLTDENGEFYFNLPAGVYTVTLSEVAFDDNFKPTEYAQQADLVNNDEKTLFFEIKQKRRAINIRKK, encoded by the coding sequence ATGACATTTAAGCAGACATACCTGTTCTATGGCAGAAAGGCATTTTTCTGCCTGCTACTTATACTGCTTGTATCCAACAATCTGCATGCCCAGCTCAGCAGTCGTATATATCGCACCAAATTATTGTATGACACGCTGGTTGCGGACAATAACCGCGACTTCATGTACAACAATATCAATATCACCAACCTGACCACCGATTCCATCAGTATATTCCTGACCATAACCATGCCCGAAGGCTGGACCCTGACCACCCAAAAAGTAATGACTGTGAGCCTGCCCGGCAACCAGAATACCATCATCAGCCTGCGCCTGCTACCGGCAAAGTCTATATCGGCCAACTGGGAACAGGTAAAAATAGAGTACCGACTGAACAAGGGTATGGAAACCCTTACGGATACCTTTAAAGTAAAGGTGCAGGAATTTACAAAGTTCAAAGCGAGGCTGCCTATGCCCGACATGATACTTGGCGCCTACCAGAAAGATATCACATTCCCGGTATATGTCAAGAACACGGGTAACGTTCCTAAAAACTATACCATTCACTACAACAACAACCTGCTGAACCTGAATTACAAACAACCTTTGCACCTGGATCCTCAACAGGATACTACCTACAAAATACCTCTTAAATTAAGCGATGGGCAATGGAGCATGTTACGCAAAGAGGAGGTAAAAGTTCAGGTAAGCGTTGAGGATGGTGAAACAGTAAACCTGATACAGGAGATATCCAAGATAGGATATATGCTTAAGGAGCATTCATCGGCCTACCTGGATATGCCGCTGCAGCTGGAAACAGGTATGACCTCACAAGGCTCGGGAAACCTGCAGTATTATGGTGCACTGCATGGAAGAATTGACCTGAAAGAACGGGAACGTATCATGTTTGACATACGAAGTAAAACATTTGCACAGGGACAGTTTCAGAATAATGACATTTACCGATTTGAATACGAGGGCGAAAAGTGGTCAGGCTCTGCAGGTAACATTATGCAACTGGCAGATTTTGTGATGGATGGGTATGGCGTAAGCGTAGCACATAAATGGAAAAATGACATTAACAAAGTCGGTCTGTACAGCCTGCTGAAAAGTCGAAGCGGCAATAGTAAACTAATAGGCGGCAATGCATCCGTGTTGGTAAAAGATAAGGTGGTGCTCACTGAGTCTGCAGTAGCCAACTTCGACCAGACTAACCAGGTGAACAGCTACCTTGTAAAGCAGGAGGCTTCTTCTAAGCTCACCGACGAAATGAGCCTGAGAGTAGTAATGGGTGCCGGTATAGAGCAGATCACCCGTCCACTGGCAGCAGGTACAAAAAAAGCACAGTTAGGTACATCATTGGGTTACAACTTTTCATGGAATGCCAAGCATATAAACGTCATCTCTAACTTGATGACCAATAGCAACTCCTATCCGGGAGTATTCAAAGGTCAACGTTCGCAGACACATGATGTAAGAGGTATTTATGACAGGTATTTCTTAGGAGGCTTTTATGAGTACAACCTGCGGAAACAGAACATTTACGTAGATACCCAGTTATTTTCTGATGTATTCAACCTGAAAACTGCCAGTTACGGAGCAAAAGCCGGTGTAAGCTTCAGAAATTCAAATCTTACATTCTCTGTGGGTAAGCAGCGACAGCAGCAGAGCGACACAGGCTCGGTGCCTATCTACGAATACAGGTTCCTGAACCTGAGCACATCGGTGATGCTGGGCCAGCGTTCTTATGTGAACCTGAACAGTTATTATGGCCGTGGAGTGCTGGTAGGCTATGAAGACACTACCGGTGTTAATGTAATGAGCAACCAGGGAGCTCTGCAAGTGTATTTTGCCGGTGTATCAGCCAGGTACGATATCGGTCCGTATTTCTACCACGACTACCTGAAATACCTGCAAAAGCCTGAACAATACCGACGCCTGGTACTGGGGCCCTATGCCGAGCTCAACCTCTTTAAGCGCAGCCTGACCATACGTTCGCAAATGAACTACAACAAGTCGCTACCATCTAACACTGAGAGCGCTAATGTGATGGGCAACCTGATATACCATAACTACAGGCGTGGATTCGACTTTAACGTTTCCGGAATCATGCCTGTCAACCAACCAAATGCACAACCCTATATAGCTGCCTCCCTCAGGGTAAGGCTAAATGTACCTTTTGTAGCAGTACGTAAGTATTACCAGTTGAAACTGGTATTATTTAAAGACGTGAATACCAATGGTAAACTAGATGAAGGGGAAGGACCAATAGCAGAACAAATGCTGGCTCTTAACGACAACCTGTTTGTATCAGATGGCAGAGGTGTCGTTATCTTTAAAAACGTTGAGAAAAAGGACTTTAAAGTAGATTTTGGTTATACCAGTAAGATAAAGGGCTGGATACCGCAGGGTGGAACGATACAAACCTTTGCAGTAACCGGTAACAAAACCATATATATACCTTACAAAAAAAGTAAAGTACTGTCAGGCAAACTGAATGTTCAATCGGACAAAAATTCGAACATTGAATTCAAACCGGGTAATATTAAGGTCACGGCCACCAGCAACGATACGCTACGCTCCTCATTTTCAACACTTACGGATGAAAATGGCGAGTTCTACTTCAACCTGCCTGCCGGCGTATATACTGTTACATTAAGTGAAGTAGCCTTTGATGATAACTTTAAACCAACTGAATATGCACAGCAGGCAGACCTTGTCAACAACGATGAAAAGACGTTGTTCTTCGAGATAAAACAAAAGCGCAGGGCCATAAATATCCGCAAAAAATAA
- the mdh gene encoding malate dehydrogenase — translation MKVTVVGAGAVGATCADNIARKELVDELVLVDIKEGFAEGKALDITQTASLLGFDTTVTGVTNDYSKTAGSDVCVITSGIPRKPGMTREELIGTNAKIVETVAKSLLEHSPNAIIIVISNPMDTMTYLALKATGLPKNRIIGMGGILDSARFKCYLQKELNCSPNDLSATVIGGHGDTTMIPLTRLATLGGVPVSEYLTAEQLENISAATMVGGATLTKLLGTSAWYAPGAAGAALVESIIRDEKKVFPCCVLLEGEYGQSDICMGVPVVVGKNGWERIVDYKLTDDEQTKFNASAEAVRNMNSVLDTLV, via the coding sequence ATGAAAGTAACGGTAGTAGGTGCAGGTGCGGTTGGCGCTACTTGTGCAGACAATATTGCACGTAAAGAACTGGTGGATGAGCTGGTTTTAGTAGACATCAAAGAAGGTTTTGCAGAAGGTAAAGCATTGGATATCACCCAAACAGCTTCATTGCTGGGTTTTGACACCACTGTAACTGGTGTAACCAACGATTATTCAAAAACAGCAGGTTCTGATGTTTGTGTTATTACTTCAGGTATTCCCCGCAAACCGGGTATGACGAGAGAAGAATTGATAGGCACTAATGCTAAAATTGTAGAAACTGTAGCAAAGAGCCTGCTGGAACATTCACCTAACGCTATCATAATAGTTATTTCTAACCCTATGGACACTATGACCTACCTGGCACTTAAGGCTACAGGCCTGCCAAAGAACAGGATCATAGGTATGGGTGGTATACTGGACAGCGCAAGGTTCAAATGTTACCTGCAAAAAGAACTGAACTGCTCTCCTAACGACCTGAGTGCAACAGTGATAGGTGGCCACGGCGACACTACAATGATACCATTGACTAGGCTGGCTACTTTGGGGGGAGTTCCTGTGTCAGAATACCTGACTGCTGAGCAACTGGAAAACATCTCTGCCGCAACCATGGTAGGCGGTGCTACGCTGACCAAACTATTAGGTACATCAGCATGGTATGCGCCGGGTGCTGCTGGGGCTGCACTGGTAGAAAGCATCATACGCGACGAAAAGAAAGTTTTCCCTTGTTGCGTATTGCTGGAAGGCGAATATGGCCAGAGCGACATATGCATGGGTGTACCTGTAGTGGTAGGCAAAAATGGATGGGAACGTATAGTAGACTACAAACTGACTGATGACGAACAAACTAAATTCAATGCTTCGGCTGAAGCTGTTCGCAATATGAACTCAGTACTGGATACTTTGGTATAA
- a CDS encoding YceI family protein, whose translation MKRIILAVIMVCGISSAYAQKYLTRTGKITFYAGTSLENIEAKNNEVASVLNAENGEFIFQAPVKSFKFERALMEEHFNENYMESSKYPKAEYKGKVSDLSKVNFTKDGIYNVTTKGKMSMHDVTKDVELPGSITVKGGNITVYSKFNIIPQDYNISIPGLVKDKIAKEVEVTVNSILEKK comes from the coding sequence ATGAAAAGAATCATTTTAGCCGTGATCATGGTTTGTGGGATATCATCGGCATACGCACAAAAGTATCTTACGCGTACAGGGAAAATTACATTTTATGCCGGTACATCATTAGAAAATATTGAAGCTAAGAATAATGAAGTGGCCAGTGTGCTGAATGCGGAGAATGGGGAATTTATCTTCCAGGCACCGGTAAAAAGTTTCAAGTTTGAAAGGGCATTGATGGAAGAGCATTTCAATGAAAATTACATGGAAAGCTCGAAATACCCTAAAGCTGAATATAAAGGCAAGGTGTCTGACCTTAGCAAAGTGAATTTTACTAAAGACGGGATCTACAACGTGACCACCAAAGGCAAAATGAGTATGCATGATGTGACCAAAGATGTGGAATTGCCCGGTAGTATTACGGTGAAAGGAGGGAACATAACGGTATACAGTAAATTCAATATCATCCCCCAGGACTATAATATCAGTATTCCCGGTCTTGTAAAAGACAAGATTGCAAAAGAAGTAGAGGTAACTGTTAATAGCATACTGGAGAAGAAATAA
- a CDS encoding c-type cytochrome, translating to MKKFLFYIACFVTSMVVVVACQHKYDGPLPATADTSASSNSGNNGTDTGICFTRDILPIFVSNCAKAGCHDAATRSEGYQLTDYASIVSKKFVAGNANATEIYEKITEDNTKDIMPPPPASPLTQEQRNLIKRWIDEGGKNTTNCSVPCDTNNFKFTADIQPMINKYCTGCHSGSGASGGILLDNYVNITAANKDGSLLGSIKHEFGFKPMPDGGGMLSDCEIKQVEKWVNDGMLNN from the coding sequence ATGAAAAAGTTTTTGTTCTACATCGCATGCTTTGTGACGAGTATGGTGGTAGTGGTTGCTTGTCAGCATAAATATGACGGGCCGTTACCTGCAACCGCAGACACTAGTGCAAGTAGTAATTCCGGAAATAACGGAACAGATACCGGGATATGTTTTACACGCGACATTTTGCCGATATTTGTTTCTAATTGTGCCAAAGCCGGTTGCCACGATGCTGCAACCCGTTCTGAAGGTTACCAGTTGACAGACTATGCATCAATCGTGTCCAAGAAATTTGTTGCAGGCAATGCCAACGCAACTGAGATATATGAAAAGATAACCGAAGACAATACAAAAGATATTATGCCACCGCCACCGGCAAGCCCACTCACTCAGGAGCAACGTAATCTGATAAAAAGATGGATAGATGAGGGTGGTAAAAACACAACCAATTGTTCTGTGCCTTGCGATACGAACAACTTTAAATTTACTGCGGATATACAACCTATGATCAATAAATATTGTACAGGATGTCACAGCGGGTCGGGTGCTTCGGGAGGAATATTGCTGGATAATTATGTAAACATTACTGCTGCAAATAAGGATGGGTCATTGTTAGGATCTATCAAACATGAGTTCGGGTTTAAACCTATGCCGGACGGAGGCGGAATGCTTAGTGACTGTGAAATAAAACAAGTGGAAAAGTGGGTAAATGATGGAATGTTGAATAACTAA
- a CDS encoding response regulator transcription factor: MKVVIIEDELPAYKRLVKLLNETMPEAEILTHQDSVSGAKEWFEHNERPSVVFMDIHLADGSAFDLLKAIQIDAPVIFTTAYDQYAIEAFKVSGMGYLLKPIKAEELKDAMRKMEQMKRIFSIDPEKQNILLEALKQPEYKKRFMIRFGDNIKTIGTDDIAYFFSENKGTFARTFEERTYPVDNNLDALEQMLDPEKFFRINRQYIISLSSIREMKTYSKARVLVKLAPEVKEPPLVSSERSAGFKQWLAGEL, translated from the coding sequence ATGAAAGTTGTAATAATAGAAGATGAACTGCCTGCATATAAAAGGTTAGTGAAATTGCTGAATGAGACTATGCCGGAAGCAGAGATACTTACCCACCAGGATAGTGTAAGCGGTGCCAAAGAATGGTTTGAGCACAATGAGCGACCTTCTGTAGTGTTTATGGATATACATCTTGCAGACGGGTCTGCTTTCGACTTGCTCAAGGCTATACAGATAGATGCTCCTGTGATATTTACTACGGCATACGATCAATATGCGATAGAGGCATTTAAGGTGTCTGGTATGGGCTACCTGCTGAAGCCTATAAAAGCTGAAGAGTTGAAAGATGCTATGAGAAAAATGGAACAAATGAAACGCATTTTCAGTATTGACCCTGAGAAGCAAAACATATTACTTGAGGCATTGAAACAACCTGAATATAAAAAACGATTCATGATACGTTTCGGGGATAATATAAAAACAATAGGTACTGATGACATCGCCTATTTTTTCAGCGAGAACAAAGGAACATTTGCGCGTACATTCGAGGAACGTACTTACCCTGTTGACAATAACCTGGATGCACTGGAACAAATGCTGGATCCTGAAAAATTTTTCAGGATCAACAGGCAGTATATTATTTCATTATCATCAATAAGAGAGATGAAAACATATAGCAAAGCCAGGGTATTGGTTAAGCTGGCTCCGGAGGTGAAAGAGCCCCCCCTGGTAAGCTCAGAACGTAGTGCCGGCTTCAAACAATGGCTGGCAGGAGAGTTATAG
- a CDS encoding histidine kinase produces MQKRYFIIFFLVSLVSFSAGAGEPFTKDIWLNESAIPVKVNCLVKDESGYIWLGTDEGLYRYNGRNFTNIQLIAGQAVTALACYDSRLVVGFAKGGLGIWDGEKYYAKKLSGNKPGDAISSIYVVSGNVWVVSTLGEGLYLVYDNYCTRYTMDDGLADDYVYTILSPSQKLLLAATDQGINEIKNESGKFEIQHFNTSTGLPDNIVRVIRPMAEKCWSWIGTHQGGVALYCSKDRRTWTPRTNLTWQWGQINDILPVGDNKAWVCTENGYILRLMLHGEDSLAIEPFAYQGKKIYRMLMGQTGNIWCATNEGVMLIISEYMTSVKLPVPYSVQDLSAIACDNDNILWFAQKNKLYNFSLAASSPKIKESFVSNTPITNLYFGPKGALWVGTFGDGLWLSKDHRHFTKMNGISPLQNESILDIKGKGNNLWVAGLNGVEELKVEQEDRLSLVKVHNKTSGIGSDYVYNMLPDENNNIWMATDGAGVCRYNNGVYTHWDSTSGMNSSVIYNITEDASGDMWTSTFDKGLLVYTGKKWKSIDKEDGLQSLMIATIAPTVNKAILVVHAKGIDEWQQSGGQFRHYERRLGVGIDTVSAALNLYASDTAGNVYIPYQDGMVCFGKHNYTVKITPSVYIRSLKTFFRETRLQRYSFKHSENHITFSYDGINFANPEQLYYRYKLEGYNEDWITTRDESVTFPQLSSGDYRFVIQVSLNSKFNTFGEATHTFTIEKPYWQEIWFLLLIIGLLWGIAYTYIRIREYNLRKLSSLQKERMMFEYEHLKSQVNPHFLFNSLNTLTGLIEDDTQLAVQYTTQLSDLYRNMLSHKDKDLITLSEEWKILQNYIYIQKSRFGEALQLVVDIPDRLKNKKVVPMSLQLLLENAIKHNIVSQAKPLIVKFVAAENELTISNNYQPKMSKEKGAGLGLANIRKRYALHTKNQVLSRIENHEFIVVIPLI; encoded by the coding sequence ATGCAGAAACGATATTTTATCATATTTTTTTTGGTATCGCTGGTCTCCTTTTCTGCGGGTGCCGGTGAACCTTTTACTAAAGATATATGGCTGAATGAATCTGCAATACCGGTAAAGGTCAATTGCCTGGTAAAGGATGAGAGCGGTTATATATGGTTAGGTACTGATGAAGGTTTATACAGGTACAACGGACGAAATTTTACTAATATACAGTTGATAGCAGGTCAGGCGGTAACTGCACTGGCTTGCTATGACAGCCGTCTTGTAGTAGGGTTTGCCAAGGGCGGTTTGGGAATTTGGGATGGTGAGAAATATTATGCCAAAAAATTATCTGGAAACAAACCGGGAGATGCAATATCGTCTATTTATGTTGTGTCGGGTAATGTATGGGTAGTGTCTACCTTAGGAGAGGGCCTGTACCTTGTATATGATAATTACTGTACGAGGTATACAATGGATGACGGCCTTGCTGATGATTATGTATATACGATATTGTCTCCATCTCAAAAATTGTTGCTGGCAGCAACTGACCAGGGTATAAATGAAATAAAAAATGAGAGCGGCAAATTTGAAATACAGCATTTTAATACCTCAACCGGCCTGCCGGATAATATAGTCAGAGTGATAAGACCTATGGCCGAAAAGTGCTGGAGCTGGATAGGCACACATCAGGGAGGGGTGGCCCTTTACTGCAGTAAAGACAGGCGTACATGGACACCACGTACCAACTTAACATGGCAGTGGGGGCAGATAAATGATATATTGCCTGTAGGTGATAATAAGGCATGGGTATGCACAGAAAACGGTTATATATTAAGACTCATGCTTCATGGAGAAGATAGCCTGGCCATTGAACCTTTTGCATATCAAGGAAAGAAGATATACAGGATGCTGATGGGACAAACGGGCAACATATGGTGTGCTACGAACGAAGGCGTCATGTTGATCATCTCGGAATATATGACATCTGTAAAACTACCGGTACCGTATTCTGTCCAAGACCTATCGGCAATAGCTTGCGATAACGACAATATTTTGTGGTTTGCACAAAAAAATAAGCTCTATAATTTTTCGTTGGCAGCCAGTTCACCGAAAATCAAAGAAAGCTTCGTGTCAAATACTCCGATCACTAATCTGTATTTCGGCCCCAAAGGTGCATTATGGGTAGGGACTTTTGGTGATGGATTGTGGTTGAGTAAAGATCACAGGCATTTTACGAAAATGAACGGTATCTCACCGTTGCAGAATGAAAGTATTCTGGATATAAAGGGTAAAGGGAATAACCTTTGGGTTGCAGGGCTGAATGGAGTGGAAGAACTCAAGGTAGAACAAGAGGACAGGTTGTCGCTGGTAAAAGTGCATAACAAAACTTCGGGTATAGGCAGTGATTACGTATATAATATGTTGCCTGACGAGAACAATAACATCTGGATGGCTACTGATGGAGCGGGGGTGTGTCGTTACAACAATGGTGTATATACCCATTGGGACAGTACTTCCGGTATGAATAGTAGTGTCATATACAATATTACGGAAGATGCCAGTGGTGATATGTGGACCAGTACATTTGATAAGGGTTTGTTGGTATACACAGGTAAAAAATGGAAGAGTATTGATAAAGAAGACGGCTTGCAGAGTTTAATGATAGCCACTATAGCCCCGACTGTGAACAAAGCGATACTGGTAGTGCATGCAAAAGGTATTGACGAGTGGCAACAGAGTGGCGGGCAATTCAGGCATTATGAACGCCGGTTGGGTGTAGGTATAGATACTGTGTCTGCTGCGCTGAACCTTTATGCGAGTGATACTGCGGGTAATGTGTACATTCCTTACCAGGATGGGATGGTATGTTTCGGCAAACATAATTATACAGTTAAGATCACTCCGTCGGTGTATATCAGATCGCTGAAGACCTTTTTTAGGGAAACACGTTTGCAACGTTATAGTTTTAAGCATTCTGAGAATCACATAACATTTTCATACGACGGTATCAACTTTGCTAATCCTGAACAGTTGTATTACAGGTACAAACTTGAAGGATATAATGAGGATTGGATCACAACAAGAGACGAATCAGTGACATTTCCGCAACTGTCCAGCGGGGATTACAGGTTTGTTATACAGGTTTCACTCAACAGTAAGTTCAATACATTCGGAGAAGCTACACATACATTTACTATTGAAAAACCCTATTGGCAGGAGATATGGTTCTTACTGCTAATAATAGGACTACTGTGGGGTATTGCATACACCTACATCAGGATACGTGAGTATAATCTGCGTAAATTGTCTTCATTACAGAAGGAAAGGATGATGTTTGAATATGAGCACCTGAAGAGCCAGGTAAACCCACACTTTTTGTTTAATAGTCTTAATACTTTGACTGGTTTAATAGAAGATGATACACAACTGGCTGTACAGTATACTACTCAATTGTCCGACCTGTACAGGAACATGTTATCCCACAAGGACAAGGACCTAATAACACTCTCTGAAGAATGGAAGATACTTCAGAATTATATTTATATACAAAAAAGCCGTTTTGGCGAGGCATTGCAACTTGTTGTTGATATACCCGATCGTTTGAAAAATAAGAAAGTGGTGCCTATGTCTTTGCAATTATTACTGGAGAATGCTATTAAACATAATATTGTTTCGCAGGCAAAACCACTTATCGTTAAGTTTGTTGCCGCTGAGAATGAGCTTACCATAAGTAACAATTACCAGCCTAAAATGAGTAAAGAAAAAGGCGCGGGGCTGGGACTTGCCAATATCAGGAAACGATATGCCTTGCATACTAAGAACCAGGTATTATCACGTATTGAAAACCATGAATTTATTGTCGTAATACCATTAATATGA
- a CDS encoding YceI family protein, which yields MHPLRILLLVLLLVGPCISNGQIIYEVDQGTISINSNAPNEFIRAASKELKGVISTDKKQFVFKVQVSTFEGFNSPLQKEHFHENYMETYKYPEIVFAGKIIEDIDLTQNGKYMVRAKGRLTVHGVSVDRIIYAKVLVKDAVVEVFSEFKVALADHDIKIPRVVNDKLATEIFVVVKSTLVRKQA from the coding sequence ATGCATCCGCTAAGGATATTACTATTGGTATTGCTATTAGTTGGCCCGTGTATATCAAACGGGCAAATTATCTATGAGGTTGACCAGGGTACGATCAGCATCAATTCAAATGCACCTAATGAATTTATCAGGGCCGCTTCGAAAGAGTTAAAGGGAGTTATCAGTACAGATAAGAAACAATTTGTATTTAAGGTACAGGTGTCAACATTCGAAGGGTTTAACAGTCCACTACAGAAGGAACATTTTCATGAGAATTATATGGAAACATATAAGTATCCAGAAATTGTTTTTGCGGGGAAGATAATAGAAGATATAGATCTGACGCAAAATGGTAAGTACATGGTTCGTGCTAAAGGCCGGCTTACGGTACACGGTGTGAGTGTTGACAGGATCATATATGCAAAGGTACTTGTAAAGGATGCAGTTGTGGAAGTGTTTTCCGAATTTAAGGTTGCATTAGCCGATCATGATATAAAAATACCCCGGGTGGTAAATGATAAGCTGGCTACGGAGATATTTGTTGTTGTTAAATCGACCCTGGTACGAAAGCAGGCATAA